Proteins encoded within one genomic window of Pongo pygmaeus isolate AG05252 chromosome 6, NHGRI_mPonPyg2-v2.0_pri, whole genome shotgun sequence:
- the TMEM139 gene encoding transmembrane protein 139, which translates to MVPMYLLGRLEKPLLLLCCASFLLGLALLGIKTDITPVAYFFLTLGGFFLFAYLLVRFLEWGLRSQLQSMQTEISGPSGNARDNEAFEVPVYEEAVVGLESQCRPQELDQPPPYSTVVIPPAPEEEQPSHPEGSRRAELEQRRMASEGSMAQEGSPGRAPINLRLRGPRAVSTAPDLRSLGAVPRLEPLTPPPAYDVCLGHPDDDSVFYEDNWAPP; encoded by the exons ATGGTGCCAATGTACTTACTGGGGAGACTGGAGAAGCCGCTTCTCCTCCTGTGCTGCGCCTCCTTCCTACTGGGGCTGGCTTTGCTGGGCATAAAGACGGACATCACCCCTGttgcttatttctttctcacATTGGGTGGCTTCTTCTTGTTTGCCTATCTCCTGGTCCGGTTTCTGGAATGGGGGCTTCGGTCCCAGCTCCAATCAATGCAGACTGAGATCTCAGGGCCCTCAGGCAATGCACG GGACAATGAAGCCTTTGAAGTGCCAGTCTATGAAGAGGCCGTGGTGGGACTAGAATCCCAGTGCCGCCCCCAAGAGTTGGACCAACCACCCCCCTACAGCACTGTTGTGATACCCCCAGCACCTGAGGAGGAACAACCTAGCCATCCAGAGGGGTCCAGGAGAGCCGAACTGGAACAGAGGCGAATGGCCTCAGAGGGGTCTATGGCCCAGGAAGGAAGCCCTGGAAGAGCTCCAATCAACCTTCGGCTTCGGGGACCACGGGCTGTGTCCACTGCTCCTGATCTGCGGAGCTTGGGAGCAGTCCCCAGATTAGAGCCTCTGACTCCACCCCCTGCCTATGATGTCTGCCTTGGTCACCCTGATGATGACAGTGTTTTTTATGAAGACAACTGGGCACCCCCTTAA